The Candidatus Hydrogenedentota bacterium genome contains the following window.
AGAGCTTCCCCGCCTGGGGCGACGTCACCCTTCACTTCATGGGCGACAAGGGCGTCCTCTTTGTGGACGCCTTCCGGCAGAACCTGACCGCCTACGACGACAAGGACATGCGCGTGCGCTGGGTGGGTTACGGCGACAGCGCCGACGAGGGCCTCGTCGCCGACTTCGTCCAGGCCGTCCGCGAGCGCCGCGACCCGTCCGCCACCGGCGTGGACGGCCTGCGCGCCACCGAGGTCACCGAGGCCGCCTACCGCTCCGCCAAGACCGGCAAAGCGGTGAAGATCTAACCCCACAGGAGAACCGGCTGTGAAGGAGAACACCACCGTGACAAGGCGGGCGGCGATGGGCGCGATGGCGGGGACGGTCGGGGCGGCGTGCCTCGCCACCGGCGCGTCCTGCGCGCAGGAGACTGCCCCGGCGGCGGCTGGCGGACGGATCAGGCAGTCCGTCTCGCGCTGGTGCTACGGCAAGATCCCGATGGACGAGTTCTGCGCGGCCATCAAGGGCATGGGCATCCACGGCATGGACCTCGTCGGCCCCGAGGACTGGGACGCGGTCCTGAAGAACGGCGTCGAGGTGGCCCTGTCCACGGGCCCCGGCGACATCAAGGACGGCTGGAACGACCCGGCCAACCACGAGCGGCTCATCGCGGGCGCGGAGAAGATGTTCCCGGAGCTCCAGAAGCGCGGCATCCGCAACATGGTCGTCTTCTCCGGCAACCGCAAGGGCATGTCGGACGACCAGGGTTTGAAAAACTGCGCCGCCGGGCTGAAACAGATCCTGCCGGCGGCGGAAAAGGCCGGCGTGACGGTCATCATGGAGCTGCTCAACAGCAAGCGGAACCACAAGGACTACATGTGCGACCGCACCCCCTGGGGCGCGGAGCTCGCCGGGGCCCTTGGCGCGAAGAACTTCGGCCTCCTCTACGACGTCTACCACATGCAGATCATGGAGGGCGATGTCATGGACACCATCCGCGAGTTCCACCCCGTCATCGCCCACTACCACACCGGCGGCGTCCCCGGCCGCCACGAGATAGACGGCGGGCAGGAGTTGAACTACCGGCGCATCTGCGAGACCATCGCCGAGACCGGGTTCACCGGATGGCTGGCCCACGAGTTCACCCCCACCCGGGCCCCCCTGACCAGCCTCCGCGAGGCCTACGACATCTGCAACGTCTGAGGGGGGCGGCAGGATGGACGGCATGGACGCTATGGACAGGATGGACTGACCGCGCGGGAGGCGCGCATTTCCCTGTCCATGTTGTCCATATCGTCCATCATGTCCATGGTTCCGTTCCAGTCACCCGGGGGCGTTGGCGTCGAAGAAGGCGATCATCCGCCGCATGAACTGGGGGTGGAGCATCGTGGTGACGTGGTCGGTTCCGGGGAGGTGGACCAGCTCGTGGCGGGCCATGACGCCGGGGAGCTTGTCCGAGGCCTCGCGGATGCCGTCGCGGGCGCCGACCAGGGTGAGGGCGGGCACCGTGTTGTTCCGCAGGGCCTCCTCGGAAACCACCAGCGCCTCGAAGGTGCGGAAGACGTTCACAATGGCCGCCTTGTCGTTGATGATCCCCATGAAGAAGTTGGCCAGGGCGCACTGGATCCACCGGGCCTTCTTCCCCGGGTCCAGCCAGTGGGTGATGGGGTCGAACACGCCGCGCTCCTCGATGGCCGCGACAATCTCGCGGAAGAGCGCGCGCTTGTCGTTGTCCAGCTGGTCCCATCCGGCGGCGCCGATGACGGCGCCCAGCAGACGCGACGGGTGGCGCTCGACGGTTTTAAGGACGATGAACCCGCCCATGGAGTACCCCGCGATGAAGGCCTTTTCGATTCCCAGGTGGTCCATCAGCCGGACAATGTCGTCGCACAGGTGGATGCCGTAGGCCGCCGGGTCGTGGGGCTTGCCGCTGAGGCCGTGGCCGCGCACGTCCAGCATGATGATGCGGTAGCCCCGGCGCAGGAGCGCGCGGACGCAGCCGGGGCGCCGCCAGTTGAGGTCGGCGTGCACGGCGAAGCCGTGGATGAGCACCACCGGAACGCCCTCCCCCTCGTCGGTGTAGTGAATGGGCACCCCCGCCGCATCGAAGACCTTTCCGCGCACCCTGCGGAACAGGACAAACCCGGCCGCGGCCGCGACAACGGCGGCCAGCAGCGCCAAAACGCACAGCAATCCCGGGACCATGGCCATGACCGCGCCCTCCTATGTGTGACGGCGGCGTGGATGGTACCACACACCCGGCCCCCTGGAAAACAAGAACCGGGGCCGCCCGGAAGGGCGGCCCCGGCAGGAGGCGAAAGGGGGATTACATCGCGGTGAACATGCCGATCAGCTGGGCCATCGGGCCGTTCACGGGCGCCTCGCCGTTCTGCTCGTAGCGCATGAACTCGACGTGGCCGTCCATGTAGAGGACGTTGCTGCCGCCGGGGACGTGGTTGAACGCGGCGGCGTTGGTGCTGATCAGGTCGAACATGATGAACAGGGTGCTCTGCGCCATGTTGGCCGCGCCCGGGTTGTTGATGTCCGTGATCAGGAAGCGCTCAATGCCCTCGCGCAGGCGGTAGACCGTGTTGCCGCGGCCGTTGCCCATGCCGGGGTAGGTGTTGCTCACGTCAACGTCCTGGTCGGCCCGGGGATACCCGCCCCGCGCGCTGCCGGCAAGATACGGGGCGATCTCTGTGGCGTTGAGGAGCCCGTTAAGCGCGGCACCCAGCTGGGTCGGCGCCAGGGAGTTGGGGTCCGGAATCTCGTCCGGATCAAGCAGGCCGCTCAGGAGGCCGAAGAACGGGAAGGTGTTGATCGCGACCTGGTTGTCGGAGTTGTCAATCACCCAGCCGAGGTAGGTGTAGCTGTTGTCAATGGTGCGCGCGCAACGGCCGCCGTTGTTGTGCGTGTAGCCGAAGCACCAGTCGTTGGGGGGATTCTGCGAGTGCGCCTTGTCAATGTTCTCGTCCAGGCTCGCGCTTGAGGGGCAGAACGCGATCATCGGGTCGGTGAGGTATTCGGGGAAGATGGTGAACACGTTGGGGCCCGCGTCCAGGGCGCCCTTGTACGTGACGCCGTCTTCCGTGAGGTAGGAACCCGCCTGGATCGGGGGGAAAGACCCCTTGGCCTCGTTCGAGTACATCTTGTAGACCAGACCCCACTGCTTGAGGTTGTTCTGGCAGGAGGAGCGGCGGGCGGCCTCGCGGGCGCGCGCCAGGGCCGGCAGCAGGATCGCGGCCAGGATGCCGATGATGGCAATAACCACCAGCAGCTCGATCAGGGTAAAGCCGTGCTTCTTCATGATATAGTTCCTTAATCAGCCGGATTCGCCGGGTCGGAGAAGGCAACAGGCCTTCCCCAATCTGGACGAATGACACTCAATGCACTAAAGTCTACAACACTTCGGGGGGGGAGTGCAAGTGCCGCACCCCCGTTTTCTTCGCCCATGTGCCGCGCTCCCGGCGCTCCGAAGCGCGTCAAACGGGGCCGGCCGTCTTGTCCGGCGATCCGGCACGCTCAGCGTTTCTTGCGCCCCTTGACCGACTTGGGGTTGGGCTCGGCCCCGGAATCGCCTTCCGTGTCGGCCTTTTCGGCGTCTTCCGCCTGCGTCGGCGGCGCGGCGGGAAGCGTGTCTTCCTCCGAAGGCGCCTCCGCCGCCTCTAGAACCTCCGTCCCGCCCGCACCGTCCGGGGACGGCGGGTCCGCCCCCTCAAAGGCGACCGGCTCGGCTTTGCCCTCTTGAATGTAGAGGATGGTGTCGCGGCCCGAGGCCCGGTGGCGGCTGACGGAGAGCACCCGGCGGGCCGAGCCG
Protein-coding sequences here:
- a CDS encoding TIM barrel protein, encoding MGAMAGTVGAACLATGASCAQETAPAAAGGRIRQSVSRWCYGKIPMDEFCAAIKGMGIHGMDLVGPEDWDAVLKNGVEVALSTGPGDIKDGWNDPANHERLIAGAEKMFPELQKRGIRNMVVFSGNRKGMSDDQGLKNCAAGLKQILPAAEKAGVTVIMELLNSKRNHKDYMCDRTPWGAELAGALGAKNFGLLYDVYHMQIMEGDVMDTIREFHPVIAHYHTGGVPGRHEIDGGQELNYRRICETIAETGFTGWLAHEFTPTRAPLTSLREAYDICNV
- a CDS encoding alpha/beta hydrolase — translated: MAMVPGLLCVLALLAAVVAAAAGFVLFRRVRGKVFDAAGVPIHYTDEGEGVPVVLIHGFAVHADLNWRRPGCVRALLRRGYRIIMLDVRGHGLSGKPHDPAAYGIHLCDDIVRLMDHLGIEKAFIAGYSMGGFIVLKTVERHPSRLLGAVIGAAGWDQLDNDKRALFREIVAAIEERGVFDPITHWLDPGKKARWIQCALANFFMGIINDKAAIVNVFRTFEALVVSEEALRNNTVPALTLVGARDGIREASDKLPGVMARHELVHLPGTDHVTTMLHPQFMRRMIAFFDANAPG
- a CDS encoding DUF1559 domain-containing protein — protein: MKKHGFTLIELLVVIAIIGILAAILLPALARAREAARRSSCQNNLKQWGLVYKMYSNEAKGSFPPIQAGSYLTEDGVTYKGALDAGPNVFTIFPEYLTDPMIAFCPSSASLDENIDKAHSQNPPNDWCFGYTHNNGGRCARTIDNSYTYLGWVIDNSDNQVAINTFPFFGLLSGLLDPDEIPDPNSLAPTQLGAALNGLLNATEIAPYLAGSARGGYPRADQDVDVSNTYPGMGNGRGNTVYRLREGIERFLITDINNPGAANMAQSTLFIMFDLISTNAAAFNHVPGGSNVLYMDGHVEFMRYEQNGEAPVNGPMAQLIGMFTAM